One Pigmentibacter ruber genomic window, GTCCTGACATTAGAGAATTCCCTGTAAATGATTTTCGATCTTATTTAAATGAAAGTATTAAAAGAGCTGGTTCTCGTTTATTTAGCTATGATTCACCAAAAGGGTATGATCCTTTTCTTGAACAAGTTAGCATATATTTACGAAGAGTAAGAGGTTTTATTCCACAAGAACTAGTTGTTACTCATGGAGCGCAAGAAGCTCTTTTTATCATTGCACAAACTCTTTTAAAGTTTGGCGACTGTGTGGGCGTAGAAGAATTAGGGTATCAGTCTGCCTTTGCAGCATTTAAACATTTAGGAGCAAATTTAATTCCAATTCAGTTAGATGAAAATGGAATTATTCCTGAACATTTAGAAGAGCAAGTAAAAAAATATAAGATTAAATTACTCTATCTTACTCCTTTGCATCAATACCCAACAACTGTTACTTTAACAATTGAAAGAAGATTAAAAATTTATGAAATTGCAGTAAAAAATAATTTTAAAATTATTGAAGATGATTATGATCATGAATTTCATTATAAAACTCAACCTTTACCACCAATGGCGGCTCATGATCCTGCTGGTATTGTGCTTTATGTGACAACATTTTCAAAAATTTTTTCTCCTTCTGCGAGAATAGGAATTTTAGCAATTCCAGCGTTTCTTCTTACACATGTTTTAAAAGTTAAAAAAATTATTAGTTATCAAAATGATTTGTTGTTGCAAGATGCGTTGTGGCGATGGATGCGTGCTGGAGGTTTTGAAAAGCATTTACGTCGTATGCGTAAAATTTACCAAGAAAGAAGAGATGCACTAAACTCTAATTTGTTACTTTTGCAAGAGAAACAACCTTCTTTGTCTTGGAGAATTCCTAATGGAGGAATGGCAATTTGGGTTAATTTAGGTATTTCTAGTTATGAATTTTCTAAAAAAGCTTTGCGTAAAGGTATTTTAATTGGGCACGAAAATGAATACACAAGTCAGGAAAATAGTAATAGTAATTATGGAAAGCATATTCGACTTTTTTTCGCAAATTCAAATTTGATAGAAATAAAAGAAGGAATGCAGATACTAAGAGAGCTTTTTTAATTTATTTAAAATTATCTACTGGTATTTTAAGAGATTTATGGTGACAAGGAGTGGACTTGAACCACCGACCTGAGGATTATGAGACCTCCGCTCTAACCAGCTGAGCTACCCTGCCACAATCGTGAATGAAGCAAATATTATGATATCGTTTAAAAGTCAAGCAAGGGCTTTGAGGATTTACAACTTTTACCCTTTGATTGAGAATCTGAAACAAGTGAATTATTCAGTAGCCTCTTCAGTATTTTTCTTAGTCTTTTTAACTACTTTTGCTTTATT contains:
- the pdxR gene encoding MocR-like pyridoxine biosynthesis transcription factor PdxR — protein: MKDFSLQLANTSRSSYLNFADSIKTAIRTGVLKSGEKLPATRTFSKMLGIHKNTILAGFEELQVEGWIYSKQRKGYWVSDTLPDCFFKAKKLKEEIKYSQNHFPELIWNLNQVPSVNLNLGNKNKIKYHFKGAGPDIREFPVNDFRSYLNESIKRAGSRLFSYDSPKGYDPFLEQVSIYLRRVRGFIPQELVVTHGAQEALFIIAQTLLKFGDCVGVEELGYQSAFAAFKHLGANLIPIQLDENGIIPEHLEEQVKKYKIKLLYLTPLHQYPTTVTLTIERRLKIYEIAVKNNFKIIEDDYDHEFHYKTQPLPPMAAHDPAGIVLYVTTFSKIFSPSARIGILAIPAFLLTHVLKVKKIISYQNDLLLQDALWRWMRAGGFEKHLRRMRKIYQERRDALNSNLLLLQEKQPSLSWRIPNGGMAIWVNLGISSYEFSKKALRKGILIGHENEYTSQENSNSNYGKHIRLFFANSNLIEIKEGMQILRELF